gcatcatcagtacatgaatacactaCCAGAAACATAGTATATGTATACGCCACCAGAACAACTATTAGTATATGAATACttaccagaaccaccatctgtacatgaatacagcaccagaaccaccatcattacATGAATATGGCACCATAACTgacatcagtatatgaatacatcaccagaacagtCATCAGTACATGACTACAGCAACATACTTCAGACAAGGATCAATTGCAATATCATGCGATATACAATACGATGTATAAATGCCATTGTGTCACTTAAACCTGCAACTCCCTGTATgaccttaaagaagcactctcacaAAAAATATAGCCTAAAcctgtgtgaatgtgtatgtagtGTAGTACTGTGTAGGTATATTAATATACTTACTGATTGCCGTCTTCTCTGGTGTCCAGAGCCACTCTGATCCTCTTCTGAGATATGCAACAAGTTCTAACAGTCTAGGTCACGGAAGTGAAGAGCTGGAAGTGACTTCTCCATTGCTAATCTATGGAGTGATAGAACGAGGCGTTTACAATACAAGCCTATGGCGCGCATCAAAACGAATTTCATAGACTTATATTGTAATAGTAACCTCCAGATCACGCATAGAACCCTGATTGATCTGGAGAGTCGGAACTTCAGTCGCGTGACTCAGAAGAGGACCGGAGTAATGCTGATCACCGGAGAAGACATATATTAATACAGCTACACTACACATTCACATAGTATTAGCCTAAAAAATTTAATGGTAGTGCTTCTTTAACAATGGAAGGGAGATGATGGAAGTTGTTGTTGCCATCTATAATCAAACTGCTGACCACACACAGAAGCCACACTACTGATTAGACACCGGCAGAAGCACCATTAAACAAAGAGCAATTTAACTTTTGGTAGATGTTTTATATACTTTAGGCCCTTTAATTCTCAGCAGATCGGTGGTCTTTGGGTCTTGTGACCTCCACGGATAACACAAAAGACCTCTCAGAAGTGGGCTGTTTTGGGAGATAGTAGCCTATGACTTTCTACCGTATCTGTACTTTGTTAGGAGTGCTCTTCTGTCTCCTAAGCTGATCATTTCTAAGAGGTATGTTGAGTGATCAGTGAGGGTCTCAAGAACTCGtttccaattaccgtatatactcgagtataagccgacccgagtataagccgacccccctaattttgacaagaaactgggaaaatttaatgacttgagtataagcctagggtggaaaatgcagcagctactggtaaatttcaaaaataaaaatagataccaataaaagtaaaattaattgagacatcagtaggttgtgtttttgaatatccatattgaaccaggagccccatataatgctccataaatttcatgatggccccataagatgctccatagacacatttgccccgtataatgctccacaaatacggattattgccccataagatgctccatatcatgctgcacatggccacataagatgctccatacagatatttgccccatatcatgctgcacatggccacataagatgctccatacagacatttgccccatatgctgttgctgcgattaaaaaaaaaaaaaaaatgacatactcacctctcaggcccccgacacttgctatattcacctgctccccgttccacagcCACCGGCcaccgctctgtcttccgcgtcctctgcactgactgttcaggcagagggcggcgcgcatactaatcgcgtcatcgccccctctgacctgagcgtcactgcagaggacacggaagacgcaGCGGTGGCCGGTGgctgtggaacggggagcaggtgaatatcgcgtactgcgttatactcgcctgctcctggtgcggtgtccctggttctccggcgctggctgcttcctgtactgagcggtcacatggtaccgctcattacagtaatgaatatgcggctccacccctatgggagtggagtcgggtccatattcattactgtaatgagcggtaccatgtgaccgctcactacaggaagaagctgccgacgccggagaaccagggacaccgcgccaggagcaggcgagtataattagacagcccccgctccccctcccctgccgacccccgggtatgactcgagtataagccgagaggggcaatttcagcctaaaaaagtgggctgaaattctcggcttatactcgagtatatacggtatttgcctAAAATTTAAGGACCTAAAGCATGTTATAAAAAAGTTCCAAAAGTGTAGCTACTAAAGTTGCATTTATACTGTGACAATTAAACAggaaccattcatactgcccccatactaTTACTACATTTGAataagttaggctatgtgcacacgtcaggatttcttgcagaaatttgctgaacaaaaccggacattttctgcaagaaatccggatgcggattttttgtgcatttttccggatgttcccaatgcaataataaaatgggaaatctgcaaaaaatccgcaaaattaatgaacatgctgcggtttttttcacgatgcattttttttcacggaaaaacatATGcagaaaaattgcggaatgcattataaatgatgggatgcatatgtatgcgtttttaaagtgtttttatagcaaaaaatccGGAACACGTGCACACAGcccaaggccggtttcacacgtcagtggcttgggtacatgaggtgacagtttcctcacgtcccAGAGACATTGACACACATAAACACATTAAAATgagtgtgtctctgcagatgtcagcgtgttttcaccgaCCGTGTGTCcgcgtgcaaaacacggagacatgtcagtgttcgtgggagcgcacggattacacggacccattaaagtcaatgggtgcatgtAAACGCGTACCGCACAAGGatggcgtccgtgtgcatttttaaagtcatagggttaaaattgcaaCAAACTGTTTCAAAACACAGACACggacacacgggcagcacacggacgAGAAACAGGGACACACGGatagcacacagatgacacacggatggcctatgtgcacaCACGGACagctccgggaccgtttcttccggtaccggaaatatctggacataTGAGACTGGCCTAACttgtgtttttaaggggttaaatgattttgggccactgatctcacatcaTTAcatatgcatacctcccaaccgtcccgaatACAGCgagacagtcccgattttgagagtctgcTCCGCCTTCACGGCTGGGACCTTACTTTTCCCACACTGCAATGTGAGCCTCAGCCCTCCTCCCgcggagccgcacaccacatatatggctgctctgtgcgcacaggacctgtgatgaggtcacaggaggggaggagtcaggggtcacatgatcggggcctccgtgcatgcaggactctgctgtgccgtCATGGTTCTGGATGGGGGTAagtttatgtgtgaggtcaggaggggtttacagtgtggatgtaacagagccgcgtgtgtacgaggtgtacggcgcggagccgtgtgtgcaaggtgtacagagcggagtcgtgtgtatgaggtgtacggagcggagtcgtgtgtgtacgaggtgtacagagcggagtcgcttgtgtacgaggtgtaataaatggagccgcgtgtgtacgaggtgtacggagtggagctgcgtgtgtacgaggtgtacggagtggagccgcgtgtgtacgaggtgtacggagtggagccgcgtgtgtacgaggtgtacagagcggagtcgcttgtgtacgaggtgtaataaatggagccgcgtgtgtacgaggtgtacggagtggagctgcgtgtgtacgaggtgtactgagcggagctgcgtgtgtacgaggtgtacggagcagagccgtgtgtacgaggtgtacagagcggagccatgtgtgtgtacggATCAGAGTCGGGTGTGCATAACTCCCAACCGTCCTGGAGCCATAGAGGTTCAAAATCTGGACTGCCCGCTGTCCCGGCCGGCATCCTCCTTTTCCTGCATGGCCTCAGACCAAATGTACCGCCGCTTTAAACTGCTAGCGCGATCGCTAGCTGTGTCGgattggagcagatattgctcctcgctctgacactgactggcacaggagacacggagaggtctttatcagtggcgtaccggAGCTGCAGCGACGTGACCAGTCAGTTgcgcggctggatgacatcattcagcgccgcAGGAGAGGAAGCTGCTGGCTGCTGCGAGGCACAGTATAGAagtgttagattactgtgtagcagtggtattgtggtacagtgtagcagtgttagattactgtgtagcggtggtattgtggtacattatggcagtgttagattactgtgtagcggtggtattgtagtacagtatggcagtgttagattactgtgtagcggtggtattgtggtacattatggcagtgttagattactgtgtagcggtggtattgtagtacagtatggcagtgttagattactgtgtagctGTGGTATTGTGGTACTGCatggcagtgttagattactgtgtagcggtggtattgtggcacagtatggcagtgttagattactgtgtagcggtggtattgtggtaccgtatggcagtgttagattactgtgtagcggtggtattgtggtacagtatggcagagttagattactgtgtagcggtggtattgtacagcatggcagtgttagattactgtgtagcggtggtattgtggtacagtGTAGCAGTGCTAGATTACTGTGTAGCTgtggtattgtggtacagtatggcagtgttagattactgtgtagccGTGGTATTGTGGTACCGTATGGCAGTGTTAGATTGCTGTGTAGCGGTGGTATTATACAGTATGGCAGTGTgagattactgtgtagcggtggtattgtggtacagtatggcagtgtgaGATTACTGTGTAGCCGTGGTATTGTGGTACCgtatggcagtgttagattactgtgtagcggtggtattgtacagtatggcagttagattactgtgtagcggtggtatcgtggtacagtatggcagtgttagattactgtgtagcggtggtattgtggaacagtatggcagtgttagattactgtgtagcggtggtattgtggtacagtatggcagtgttagattactgtgtagcggtggtattgtggtacagtatggcagtgttagattactgtgtagcggtggtattgtggtacagtatggcagtgttagattactgtgtagcggtggtattgtacagtatggcagtgttagattactgtgtagcggtggtattgtggtacagtatggcagtgttagattactgtgtagcagtggtattgtacagtatggcagtgttagattactgtgtagcggtggtattgtggtacagtatggcagtgttagattactgtgtagcggtggtattgtacagtatggcagttagattactgtgtagcggtggtatcgtggtacagtatggcagtgttagattactgtgcagcggtggtattgtggtaccgtatggcagtgttagattgctgtgtagcggtggtattatacagtatggcagtgtgagattactgtgtagcggtggtattgtggtacagtatggcagtgtgaGATTACTGTGTAGCCGTGGTATTGTGGTACCgtatggcagtgttagattactgtgtagcggtggtattgtacagtatggcagttagattactgtgtagcggtggtatcgtggtacagtatggcagtgttagattactgtgtagcggtggtattgtggtacagtatggcagtgttagattactgtgtagcggtggtattgtggtacagtatggcagtgttagattactgtgtagcggtggtattgtggtacagtatggcagtgttagattactgtgtagcggtggtattgtacagtatggcagttagattactgtgtagcggtggtattgtggtacagtatggcagtgtgagattactgtgtagcggtggtattgtggtacagtatggcagtgttagattactgtgtagcggtggtattgtacagtatggcagttagattactgtgtagcggtggtatcgtggtacagtatggcagtgttagattactgtgtagcggtggtattgtggtacagtatggcagtgttagattactgtgtagcggtggtattgtggtacagtatggcagtgttagattactgtgtagcggtggtattgtggtacagtatggcagtgttagattactgtgtagcggtggtattgtacagtatggcagtgttagattactgtgtagcggtggtattgtggtacagtatggcagtgttagattactgtgtagcggtggtattgtggtacagtatggcagtgttagattactgtgtagcggtggtattgtggtacagtatggcagtgttagattactgtgtagcggtggtattgtggtacagtatggcagtgttagattactgtgtagcggtggtattgtacagtatggcagtgttagattactgtgtagcggtggtattgtggtacagtatggcagtgttagattactgtgtagcagtggtattgtacagtatggcagtgttagattactgtgtagcggtggtattgtggtacagtatggcagtgttagattactgtgcagcggtggtattgtggtacagtatggcagtgttagattactgtgtagcggtggtattgtacagtatggcagtgttagattactgtgtagcggtggtattgtggtacagtatggcagtgttagattactgtgtagcggtggtattgtggtacagtatggcagtgttagattactgtgtagcggtggtattgtggtacagtatggcagtgttagattactgtgtagcggtggtattgtggtacagtatggcagtgttagattactgtgtagcggtggtattgtggtacagCATGACCCATTTTTATAGTAAGCGGTATGGTTATTATTGTGATCCTGCGCAGTGGGATGCACGTCACGTGACGCTAGAGACCTGTGTGCTCAGCTGCCCGGCATCGCGCATGCGCACACATCGCTCCTACAAAGCAGCTGCCTGTGCCTGACGCATAGGGGCGGGGCAGCAATCACGTGATTATGTGACGAATCTGCCGGTACGGTGAATAAATGTGCAGACTGCTCTCGTGGCAGCGGGTGGCCGGTAATTCCTGGGCGGCATTGTTGCTCATAATCACTGAGATCTGTTCAcctatttttatttgttttcttaatTAGTGTGGAAAGTGCGCTGCGGAATCTATCACGTGTGCGGACTGTCATGGCGGCGCCCGGTGGAAGCACAGTGCTGACCCCCGGGGCTGGGACTCCGTCCTCAGCAGCGGCTCCCGGGGATGGTACATTGCAGTACAGCCTGATACTGGAGCACCTGGTTGGGGAGAAGAGGAGACCGAAGGATGTGATTCCCGGGGGCCTCGGGGGATTCCCGGCGCCGATAAAATCGGATGAGCAGAAGATGATGGAGCGGGTGATGGAGAGCTGCGGCTTCAAGGCAGCCCTGGCCTGTGTGGGCGGTGAGCGGACTGTCGGCAGCAGTCACATCTAGTTATAAGTGTGGTCTGACCCAATTAGCCAATGAGGGTCCAGCTTCTATCCTGTAACTGGCATTGTTGAAATGAAAGCAGCTCTGTCATTGGTTGCCATGGGCTAAACTGTGGTGATTGGTTGTTGCTAGGTGATAACTGAGCAGCAATGGCCTGAACTCCACAGATAGAGAGACGCAAGTAATTGTGGGAAAAAGCAGTATTTCTGCGTGTGTGAACATGGCCAACAGGGATGTTCCagatataaatgttttttttttgttttaccctATTGATTTACATATGTTAAAACAATAAATCTGCTGCTTCTCCCCCTCCCTCTTCTGTGCTGCTGCCCTGTCCTTTGCTTACAGGCTGCGGTGCCCTCACGACTACAGCAGGCGATCAGTGGGCGTCCTCATCGGCAGCACCAttcagcccagtgattggctgcagcagataTGTGGGCAGTAGATGTGATGTCGCTGCAGGTGGAGGCGACGAGGAGGGCGAGAAATAGCAGGTTTATTGCTAGTAACACGGGCTAGCTGATAGTTAAAAAAGAAATAACCCCACAGCCTTAAATCTCTTAAGGATTGTCTGGTGTTAAGCTCTAAATCTGCGGTCACTCACTGACTCCTTACACTGCCGGGATCCTCCAGTATGTGATCTGCACACTTaccgccacattccaactagatggccgcacacgtctagtctgaatgtggccggGATTCTGCAGATCAcacacttgcagtcacatgactgccgCTCCTTGTGCTGACACCGGAGGATCCTCACGGTGCGCTCGATGTgagggattcagaagtctgcagacttgtagcttaacaccttacaacccctttaaattcatCTTGTGCTACAATACATAACCAAAAGAGTAGAAATTACTAGGAGGAGCTAGAAGTGGAGCCCTGCAGGCAGCTGAGCTTGTTTTATGATAACATTAGTGAGAGTGACTGTGGACTTATTGATATTGACCAGACTACCCCTTTTAAGTAACTTACCTTTATTTAGGGGCATGACCGGTACCAGCTGAAAGCACCTACAGTGGGCCTCTGAGCTTTAGAACTGGACCAGGGAGCAATGGAAGACGTTGGTCCAGTGCGATGAGTAACCTCATAGAGCGCATGGATGGCCGGATTCTTGTCCATTTTTTTGGGGACAAGATTGTACTAAGCTGCGGCAAGGGAGAGAGGAGGCAGGGAGAAGCTCCCGGCAATGTTGGGCTAGGATCCAGGGTGCCCCAGCAGTCCTGTGGGTGTTACATTGACATGTACCTCCTATCTACAGACTGTACAGACCAAGCACAACCCATTGTGGCGGCGATGGCTCCTGATGGCAGTGGTTTCTTTCTACAGGATAATGTCCCTGGTAAATTGTCCAGGTGAAGAACACAACAGTGATCGAGGTGGTGACTTCAGATTCCCCAAATCTCCAGTTGAACAGCGACTCTCCATTCTTTGATGCTGCGGCTTCACTATCTGACCCCAGGCTGTGCTACTCGTCCTGACTCTCTCTTCATCAGAGAAGCTTCAGGTGTTTCTCCTCTGGTTGGGGGGGATTTGTTTGTCTGCCAGTGTCTTAACCCTGTACCACCTAATAGGTTAAAGGGGATCGTCCAGGACTAAATTATTTTTTACAATGAGCAGCTACTACCTGCCCGTTCTACCCGTCTCAGAGTGATTAGtgaccgctcctgctggcgattcagctgctccacgtcaacagagcagctcttctcctTCTTGtgatctgctctgttgatggggcgtgactgccgacgtcatttggattgacagccggctcactgCAGTTATCCAGCAGGAAGTTGGCTGTgtcaacagagcagaagagaaggcaCTGCTCTGTTCATAGCAGAAGCCGCAGAATCGCCggaaggagcagtctgtgaccgctgtGTCGGTGGAGGTTTGCGCTGGGCAGAAATGCAGGTAGTTCTCAacaacctgcctgttagttcttagtccaacagtaaaaaaaaaaaaaaatgaatatagtcctggataaccccattAAATAAAGTTATGCCTGTGAGAGGCAGGATGCAGTGGCAGTAACAAGCACTGACTGACGAGGGTCCAGGGAGGCAGCAAGTTCTGTACATTACAAACATGACGACTATATCAGGCGCTCTGGGAAAGTACTAGTGATGAACATGTCGCACACCGTTCTATAGGACAGTGTTACTAACATGGCCTCCTCAGAAATGATGTAGTGGACAGCACAGGGGGGCCAGGAGCATAATGTATTCTGTAGTGTGGTCACCAACCAGCAGGTTCCCACCAGGCCTCCAGCGGGCAGTTCTGCATCATTCATCCTACTGATCTGGGCTGTTTGAAGCCTCTGTGCGTTATTACCATGAGGCCAGCCATAATGATCCTCTATTATGTGTCATTTTCATCCATTTATTACGCCGGGCAATTTACCGGAGGAAGTAACCTGATCCTGTAGAGACAAAACTAATCATACATCAAAGAGCCTGCGGCGGCCCGTGTCACGGTACGGGGTCACTGAGCGGCTGTCCACACTGGGATGTAAGGGGGTCCGAGGACACGTCTCAGCCATTGCCCACTGTGTTTCTGCTGGATCGTGAGCTTATTGCACAGGGCCCACTGAGTTCCTGTGTTGTGCAGCTGGCGCTAAGTTAGATGTCCCATGGTCTGCCGGTACAAGCACTTTGCATAAGCACCTATGGGCGGCCATGGCTTCATTGTTGTTGCAAAAGTATAACTCCCATCATGCCCTGCCAACTGTGGCACTGACGACAATCGTCCAGTCATGCACCTATGATAGTATCTGCTTTCTCTTTCAGGTTTTGTCCTGGGTGGAGCCTTCGGTGTGTTTACTGCAGGTATTGATACCAACGTCGGCTTTGATCCTAAGGATCCATATCGTACTCCCACTGCCAAAGAGGTGCTGAAGGACATGGGTCAGAGAGGAATGTCCTACGCCAAAAACTTTGCCATCGTAGGAGCGATGTTCTCCTGTACGGAGTGTTTGGTGGAATCTGTAAGTCCATATCTGCTGTCAGACCTGTATTGTACGCTGTGTGATGGTGGCATTAATCCTCTGACACTGGGCGAAGAATGTCACCCACTAAGTTTTGTGAGCACATGAAAGATCTGTAGGATCGGCGAACGTTACGTGAGATTAGGAGAACCACGTGACCTCCTGACCGTTAGTCTACAAGCTCTGCGCTCTCCATGTCCCACCTCTGGTGTTGGAGGAGGATTACTTGCTATCAgctttaaggggaaaaaaaaaaaaaaaaaagtttacatgtcCTCGAAAGCCTCCTAAACTCGGCCATATTCCCAAACCTATGGTTATATTATTAGTTATGGTGGGAAAGAAAGGCGGACAAAAAGATG
The Ranitomeya imitator isolate aRanImi1 chromosome 3, aRanImi1.pri, whole genome shotgun sequence genome window above contains:
- the LOC138672782 gene encoding mitochondrial import inner membrane translocase subunit Tim22 isoform X1, whose product is MSLQSYNAVLESKQKRRLKSETDIVGFCVESALRNLSRVRTVMAAPGGSTVLTPGAGTPSSAAAPGDGTLQYSLILEHLVGEKRRPKDVIPGGLGGFPAPIKSDEQKMMERVMESCGFKAALACVGGFVLGGAFGVFTAGIDTNVGFDPKDPYRTPTAKEVLKDMGQRGMSYAKNFAIVGAMFSCTECLVESYRGKSDWQNSVISGCITGGAIGFRAGLKAGVIGCGGFAAFSAVIDYYLR
- the LOC138672782 gene encoding mitochondrial import inner membrane translocase subunit Tim22 isoform X2, with the translated sequence MAAPGGSTVLTPGAGTPSSAAAPGDGTLQYSLILEHLVGEKRRPKDVIPGGLGGFPAPIKSDEQKMMERVMESCGFKAALACVGGFVLGGAFGVFTAGIDTNVGFDPKDPYRTPTAKEVLKDMGQRGMSYAKNFAIVGAMFSCTECLVESYRGKSDWQNSVISGCITGGAIGFRAGLKAGVIGCGGFAAFSAVIDYYLR